The Actinomycetota bacterium region GGCTCCCACCTTCTCGATCCGGGCCTGGGCGGTGGCCAGCAGCACCCGGCGGAAGTGGTGCGCCACGAGGGCGACGGTGGCGGGCAGCATCTTTCGGAACGCCTCCACCAGCTGCTTGGCCGCCTCCTCGTCGGAGGACGCAGAGTCACGGATGGGCCCCCGCACGTACTCGTCGAACATGGCGACGGCCTTCTCGGCGGTCCGGCGGGCGGACTGATCGTGCTCGTGCGCCAGCGCCAGCAGCTCGGACAAGGGGAGGCCGGTTTCCAGAAGCGTCAGGCCGGCCTGCGCTGCAGCCGCGTCGGCCGAGGTGTAGCAGGCGACCCCGTCGTGCATCCGGGGGACCAGCAGGTGCTCCCGCTCGATGGCGTGGATGAGCGAGGGAGAGACGCCGATCCGGTCGGCCAGCTCCTCGACGGTCAGGAACTCCTCGTTCTCGTCCTCGTCGCCCGGGATCGGCCCGGCGAGGGCCTCGACCAGCGCTTCGTCGGCGGCGTCGAGCTCGCCGTCCAGCAGCCGGCGGATGGAGTTCAGGGTGAAGCTCTTGCGCTTCAGGTCCCGGATCTTGCGCAGCCGCTCCAGGTGTTCCGTGGTGTACCAGGCGACCCGGCTCTTGCGTTCCGGCGGAGGGAGCAGGCCCTTGGTCTGGTAGAAGCGGACGGTGTCGACGCTGATTCCGCAGCGCGCCGCCAGCTCGTCTACCCGATAGCGCATTGGAGTTTCACTCATGGAGTACCCACTCTACGAGTGATCGGTCCAATAGTCGAATCTGTTACTCCAAGAGCCTCCGGGACGTTAAGCGGAGTCCCCTCGGAACGCCTGGCCGGCGGCCGTCGACACGTTGCCCAGCAGGTTCACCAGCTCGATCGGGAGCACGAACTTGGTCGACTCGCTGGCCCCCAGCTCCTTAATCGCCTCGAGGTACTGCAGGCTCATGGTGTTCGGGTCCAGGGTGCGGGCGACGTCGTAGATGGTGTTCAGTGCCAGGGCGAACCCCTCGGCCCGGAGGATCTCGGCCTGCCGCTGGCCTTCGGCGGTGAGGATCGCCGCCTGCCGGGCGCCTTCTGCGTTGAGAATTGCAGCCTGCTGGTTACCCTCGGCGACCGTGATGTCCGCCTGCTTGGCGCCGTCCGCCTCGGTTACCACGGCACGGCGGGTACGCTCGGCCGACATCTGGCGGGTCATGGCTTCCTGCACCGCCGGCGGCGGGATGATCTCGCGGATCTCGACGTTGGTGACCTTCACGCCCCAGCGCTCGGTGATCTCGTCGAGCTTGCTGCGCAGGACCTCGTTGATGTGCTCCCGTTTGGCGAGGACGTCGTCCAGCGACATGTCACCGACCACCGACCGCAGGGTTGTCGCGGCAACGTTCTGCGCCGCACCGGCGAAGTACTGGACCTCGACCACCGACATCACCGCGTTGACGACCTTGTAGAAGACTATGAAGTCGATGGAGATCGTGGCGTTGTCCTCGGTGATCGCCGCCTGGTGCGGGATCTCCAGGTAGAGCTCACGCAGGTCGACCGAGACCGCCTTGTCGACGATGGGGATCAGGATGATCAGGCCGGGGCCTTTCGTGCCGATGCTGCGGCCGAGGCGGAAGATGACCAGCCGCTGGTACTCGGGGACCACGCGGATCATTTTCGCCAGCAGGAACAGAACGATCAGGACCAGCAGGCCGAAGCCGACAAGCGAACCCATTAACTTTCCTCTCTTTTGCTTTCCTCAGCTTGAACCGACGGCACCGGGGCCGCATCCTCCATCACCTGAGTGACAGGCTCGACCTCCAGGCGCAGCCCCTCGATTGCCAGCACCCGGACTTTGTGACCCTTGGCCAGAGGAACTGTGGACGTGGCCGACCAGCTTTCCGCCGCCACCTGCACGACTCCTTCCGGGGAGAGATCGGTGACTGCGTGCCCGACCGCGCCGACGATGTTCTGCGACGACGTGCCCGGCGGCAGCTTGCGGGCTTTGAGCGCGGCATTGACCGCAAAACCGAAGAACAGGCCCATCCCGATGGCGACCGGGGCGATCACTGCGACCGAGACCCCCGCGCCGGGGACCGACCGGTCGAACAACAGGAACCCGCCCGCGACCAGGGTGATCACCCCCGCAATCGAAGGGAACCCGATGCCGGGGTACTGGAACTCCAGAAGGAAGAAGACCGCCGACGCCGCCAGCAGACCCAGCCCCAACAAAGACACCGGCAGCATGCCGAAGGCGGTCAGGGCGATGACCAGGCACAGGGCCCCGAGGGCGCCGGGGATCGAGACGCCGGGGGTCAGAATTTCGACCACAACCAGAGCCAGGCCGGCGTAGAAGAACAGGAACGCCAGGTTGGGGCTGAACAGGGGCTGAAGGATCCGGGAGGCGGTCCCGGCGGACCGGACGTCGACCTCGGCGTCGACGGTGCTGATCTCGGCATCCCTGCCTTCGGCCACCTTGACGGTCCGGCCGTCCACCTCCCTGAGGAGCGTCGAGACGTTCGGCGTGATCAGGTCGATGACGTTCATCTCCAGTGCCTGCTGGGCGGAGATGCTGTCCGACTCCCGGACGGCCATCTCGGCCCAGTCGCCGTCCCGGCCCCGATCCTCCGCCAGGCTGCGCAGGTAGGCGGCGGCGTCGTTGGTGACCTTCTCGCTTTCGATCGCACCGCTGACCCCGACCGGGTGGGCCGCCCCGACGTTGGTGCCGGGTGCCATCGCCGCCACCGGGCAACTCATGAGGATGAAGGTCCCGGCGGAGGCCGCCCGGGCCCCGTTGGGGGAGACGAAACAGATGACCGGGATGTCGGAGTCGAGGATCGCCCGGATTATCTTGCGCATCGAGTTGTCGGATCCGCCGGGGGTGTCGATCGTCAGCAGGACCGCCGATGCGTCGGACGAGGCGGCGGACTCGATGCCGGATTCCAGGTAGGAGGCGGTGAAGGGGTCGACCACGCCGTCGAGGTCGAGCCGGACGACCGTGTCGTCGGGGGCGCCGAGGGCGCTCAGGGGTACGACCAGAATCAGCCCCACGATCACGGCTACTACTGACAGTCGCACAGCTTCAATTCTCGCACCTCGGACCACAACTGAAAAACCGGCTGTGTGCGGAACTGCGACACGGGTAAGAATGAGCCGTGCCCTCCCTGCCCGGCAGCCCCGGAATCATCGACGTATCTCTCGGAATTCACCCCAAGATGCTGACCTGGCCAAGCGACCCGGGCGTCAGCATCGAGCCGGCGAGCAGAATCGCGGCGGGCAAGGCGGCCAACGTTTCCAAGCTCACCTGCGGCACCCACACCGGGACCCACATCGACCCTCCCCTGCACTTCATCCAGGAGGGCGCCCCCGTCGACCAGATCCCGCTCGACGCGCTGATCGGCCCTGCGGTGGTTGCCGACCTGACCTCGGTCCCCTTCGACATCGGGCCGGAGGAGCTGGAGTCGTTGAACCTCGCGCCAGGCGTCGAGAGGCTTTTGTTCCACACCCGCAACTCGGAGTTCTGGCGCGAGGCAAGCCCGGCGTTCACCGAGGACTACGTGGCGGTCACCGCAGCCGGCGCCAGCTGGCTCGTCGACCACGGGATCCGGCTGGTGGGGATCGACTACCTTTCGGTCGAGCACCGCAGGACGCCCGGCCATCCAACCCATATGACCCTGCTGGGAGCCGGAGTGGTGATAGTCGAAGGGATGAACCTGGACGGCGTTGCCGCCGGTGACTACACGCTCATCTGCCTGCCGCTGCGGATCGTGGACGGCGATGGGGGACCGGCGAGAGCGCTCCTGCTCTCCTAACTCTTTTCCGGGGTAACGAACTCAAAGGCCGACTCCAAGCCGGTCAGTGCAAACACCCGGTGGACCCGCTGCGGCCCCTTGACGAGCCTCAGGCGGCCGCCTCTGCACGCGGCCCGTTGCCGCGCTTCAACCAGCTGGTGAACCCCGGCGCAGTCGATGAACTTCAGCCGGGACAGATCGATCAGGATGTCGGTGGCCCGCGCCTCGGCCTGGAGCAGGTGGTTCGAGAACTCCCGGGTGCTGTAGATGTCCAGGTCACCTTCCAGGCGGACGGTGAGCGTGCGGCCGTCGACCTCGGAGCCGACCACCCGCAGCATTCCCCAGCCTTCGTCCTGCTCGGCAAGGTCCGGCGCCGTTCCAACTGCACTTTCCGACAGCATTGCCCCGTAGAGCTACCCCGCTGGCGAGGTTTTAAAAGTGCGGGAAAAGGTGGCCCTGCAGCCGCGTGCAAGGATGAATTTATGGCCGGCGAGAATCCGACGACAGAGCTCACCCTGGCCGAGCTGCGCGAGGTGGCGCGCTACTCTCTGGACTGCGCGGAGCCGGCCCTGGCGATCTTTGAACGCAGCTGTACGGAAGATCCTCGCCCACGGGCCGCCCTCGACGAGGCCCGAAAGTTCGCCGCCGGGGGCAAGCGGACGAAGGCGCTGCGGGTGACCGCGCTGGACGCGCACCGGGCGGCAAAGGCCGCTCAAGCAATGGGAAGGGAGGCGGCAGCCGACGCGGCGCGTGCCGCCGGTCACGCGGCAGCGTCTGCATACCTGCACCCGCTGGCCAAAGCCACCCAGGTCCTGCACATCCTCGGATCGGCCGCGCACGCTGCGAGGGCGTTCGAGCTGGACGCCGGCGACGACCCAAACGCCGGACGCTCCTACATCGAGAGGGCACGTACTCTGGCCGGCCCCACCGTGGTGAGGGTGCTGATGCGGTACCCAGACGCGCCAGGGGGAGGCGGCCGCACGGGAGAGCTGTTGCGGGACCTGGACGCAGCGCTGCGGCGGGCGGCGCCAGACCGCTAGCCCCCGGTGATCAGGTGGCTTGCAGATCCGCCTTCGCCTCGGGCTCGACACCCGACATCGGCTCCACCGGGCGGCGTCCCCGCTCGATCCTCCAGATGCTGAAAGCGGCAGTGGAGGCGGTCAGCCAGGCCAGGCCCAGCAGGTACCCCCCGGCGACGTCGCTGATGTAGTGGACCCCGAGGCCCAGCCGGCTGAGGCCGATGATCGCCTCGAGAAACACGTAGCCGCCCACCGCCCACTTCCGGTACCGGCGAGGGATCAAGGGAAGGAAGATCAGTAGAAGCGCGCCGTAGGCGATGGTCGAGCTCATGGCGTGGCCCGAGGGGAAACTCTTGCCCTCCTGGAAGGTCATCGCGGCCGGGTCGGCGTAGGTCGGGCGGGGCCGGTTTACCGCGATCTTGACCGCGGTGTTGATGATCGAGCCGCCCAGGGTCGAGGTCAGCAGGAAGGCGACAAGGCGACGGCGGTGGTGGAGCCAGAGGTAGACCGCCACGGATCCGATCAGCACCCAGAACCAGACCGGGTGGCCGAGCAGGCTGATGGCGTCGAGCACCTCGGTGACCCACGGGACCCGTTGCTTCATCTCAAACGCTTGCTCGGCTGCCGCCAGGTCGAACTCGACTACGTCGTCGTCGCTGGTGATCTCGATAAGCAGCATCGAGAAAGGCACCGCGAACAGGCAGACCGCAACCAGGAGCACGGTCAGCCTAAGTCCGTAGCTGGAGTCCGGGTCCAGGCGGCGCCGGATGAAGTGGGGCAAAAGAATGTCCATAGACAGCAGATCCTTGCCCGCGAGTGACCCCAGGTAAACCCCGGGCACGCGGTTCACCTAACGGGGTGGTCCGAGCGGTACGGGTACGCTAGTCGCACGATGGAAACGGAAGGTCCGCCAACCTCGAAAGATCTCTGGCTCGAAAGACTCTCCGCCGTCCTGTTCTTCACCCAGATCGTTCACCTCATCTGGATGACCACCTACGTGATCCCCATCCAGTTGGGCTCGTCCCCCATCTGGAGCCCTCCCGAGGCTCCGCTGGCGCTCGCCGACTACCTGGAGCTGCCGGCGATCGTTGCCACCTCGATCCTCTATATCAGGACCAGGAACTGGAAGATGCTCTTTTTGGTCAACGTCCAGCTGTTTCACATCTTCTGGATCACCGACGAGTTCGTCCTCGACCGCGGGACGCTGGTCCCCGTACTGGCATGGATCGCAATTTTCATCGACTACCTGGAGCTGCCTGTAATCGTCGACACCATCCGGCGGGCCGCCCGGGGGTTCCTCAAGCAGCCGGCCCCCGAAGAGGGCTAACTGCCCCGCTGCAGGTACTTTTTGATGCAGTGAACCGCCCCCAGGTTCTGCGTGAAGACGTTGAAGTCGCCCAGCAGGTGAACCTCGAACCCGAGCTCCTCCCAGATCTGCCGGTTGGCGTCGTCCGTGGCGGCCAGGTCCTCCCAAGGGCCGTGGCCGTAGGTCGGGAGCCAGACCTGCTTCGAGTCCCCGTCGATCTCCACCAGGCAGTTGTTCGATGTGGCGAAGTACCACTCCCGGACCCGCTCGTCGGGGTAGTCGACGTAGGTGATGGGCAGCGGGTTGCGGATCACGTCGAACCCCTCGGCCGCCAGGCGGGAGGCGATGTCGTCGAAAACCTCGTGCATGGCGTAGAGGGAGGGAGGGCGGCCGAGGACCCGGTCGGCCTCGCCGGGGGAGCCCACCAGCACCCGGTATCTGCCGTCGGGCGCCCGGCCGGCCAGCGAGAGGAACATGTCGATGTGAAAGATCGGCTGGCGGTCGCCGGTCCCCATGTAGCGGACTTCGGTCCAGGGCTGCCCCCCAACCCGGATCGGCGCCTGAAGCTGTTGCGGAACCGGCAGGCGGGTGCCGGGGAAGAACATCTCCCGGTCCTCGCCGAAGGTGCGGTCGAAGAGTCTTGTCACGAAGTCGAACGGCTCGACGCCGGCCGGGATCGACACCGCGCCGGTCGTCCGGAAGGTCTCCAGCGTGTTGTAGAGGTAGTCGATGCCCAGCATCACGAAGTCGTCTCCGATCAGCACGTTGCCGCCCTGGAAGTAGAGCGGCGACTGGGTGCTCTGGAACGGGCTGGCCTGGGCGATCCGCTCGGCGATCAAGGCGTCCCCGGATCGATTGAAGGTCAGGGGTTCCACCAGGTAGGTGGCGGTGCTCACCGGGTCGGTGTCCTGGATCACGACGTACGGGTCCTCCGCCCAGACGGTGAAGTTCAAAAAGTCCGGCGAGACGACCAGGTTGGTGGTGGCCCCCTCCCGGGTCCGTTCGACCACCCGGCGCAGGTCCTCCTCGACCTGGGGGTGGACGAAGATCGTGACCTCGGTCCGCTTGGGCAGCTTGGCCAGCAGGTCGGCGTAGACCCGCTCGTAGCTCAACTCGCCCTGGACGTAGCGGGGGTAGGTGAGCAGCACGTGGTCGATCGATCCATGGGCCGACGAGACGATGCGGGGTCTGACCGGCTCGGGGGGAGCTACCCGGAAGGCCCGTGCCGAGAGGGCCGCCGAGCTGAGGTCGGCGTTGGTGAGCTTGGGCAGGTGGCGCTTGGGAAGGGTCGCCGGAGCGTTCCCCGGATTTACCCGGAGCGGTAGATCGTCGGCCACGTCAGCGCCGGAAGGTGTCCAGCAGCGCTGCGGGTACCTCGGTTGTCTCGAGGTCGAGGCCGGCGCCGGCGGCAGCCGGGAGGACGAGCTCGATCGGGTCGGTGCGGCGCCGCCGGGCGAGCACCATCAAAGGGGGAACCGGGAAGACGGCTCCGAGGACGACGGAGAAGAGCATCGCCAGCCCGAGGACCGTCACGTGCAGGGTCTTGCGCAATGCGCCCATCCCTAAATGATAGATCCGGTTGAGCCGGGGTATATGCCGCTTAAGAGATGGGCTGGTCCGGGCGGTTGATGAGGAAGGTAGCGGAGGTGTTGAAGTAATCCATCATCTGCTCCTGGTCCTCCGGAGAAAGGTCGCTCGATCTGACCGCGGCCTCCATGTGGCGAAACCAGGCGTCCCGCTCCGCCCACCCGATGGCGAAGTTCACGTGGCGCATCCTGAGTCGCGGGTGTCCTCGCTCGTCGGAGTAGTCGGTGGGGCCGCCCCAGTACTGGATCAGGAACTTGGTCAGGTGTTCCCGCGGCGGCTTCAGGTTGGGCGGGTAGAGGGGACGAAGGACCGGGTCCTCGGCCACGCCGTCGTAAAACCGGTCGACCAGCGCCTCGAAGAATGGGCGGCCGCCGGCTCGTTCGTAAAGAGTGGTCATTAGAAAAATAGTATGGCGTCTGACTGAGGAAGGGAGTTCGGGTGCGATTTCGACAGGGTGCGAGGCTGGACACGTCACAGGTGTCCGACCGCCGCGGGATGGGAACCGGCGGAGGGATCGCCGTGGGCGGCGGGGGAATCATCGGACTGATCTTTTTGATCGTCCAGCTCCTGGGCAACGGAGGAGGACTGCCGGCTGAGGGGGTCGGGGATCTCAGCAACGACCTCTCCGCCGAGTGCCAGACCGGCGAAGACGCCAACCAGCAGGACGACTGCCGGATCGTCGGCGTGGTCAACAGCCTGCAGGAGTTCTGGAGCAACAACCTGGACACCTACCAGCCCGCCAAGACGGTGTTCTTCGACGGCGGCGTGCAGACCGGCTGCGGGTTTGCCAGCTCGGACGTCGGCCCGTTCTACTGCCCGCTCGACCGGCAGATCTACATCGATCTAGGTTTCTACGACGACCTTCGAACCAAGTTCGGCGCCCAGGGCGGACCGTTTGCCGAGGCGTACGTCATTGCCCACGAGTACGGACACCACGTGGAGAACCTGCTCGGGTTTCTCGAGCGCGGCCGTGACGGCCAGACCGGTCCCCAGAGCGGAGCGGTACGGGTCGAGCTGATGGCCGACTGCCTGGCCGGGTTGTGGGCGGGCGATGCCCTGGAGACCGGATTCATCGAGGAGCTGACCGACGCCGACATCCGGGACGGCCTGGACGCCGCGGCGGCGGTGGGCGACGACCGGATCCAGCAGCAGGTTCAGGGCCAGGTGAGCCCGGAGAAGTTCACGCACGGGTCGGCAGCGCAGCGCCAGGAGTGGTTCTCGCGGGGCTTCGAGGCGGGCAGCGTCGGGGCGTGCGACACCTTCTCCGCCAGGACTGTCTGACACCCGGCGGCGGAGTTTAGGCACCTGGGTTAACTGGTAACTACGACCCAGGCGGGGCTGCCTGTTTGTTGCGTCCTGCCTAACCTTGTTCGCCCCGACAGGAAGGAACCTTAATGGGTTTCGATCAGTACCACGAGCCGCCGGAGGAGCTGTCGGCGGAGACCCGTACCTTCGCCCGGATGGCGACCTCGCTCATCGAGGAGGTCGAGGCCATCGGCTGGTACCAGCAGCGGAT contains the following coding sequences:
- a CDS encoding MerR family transcriptional regulator is translated as MSETPMRYRVDELAARCGISVDTVRFYQTKGLLPPPERKSRVAWYTTEHLERLRKIRDLKRKSFTLNSIRRLLDGELDAADEALVEALAGPIPGDEDENEEFLTVEELADRIGVSPSLIHAIEREHLLVPRMHDGVACYTSADAAAAQAGLTLLETGLPLSELLALAHEHDQSARRTAEKAVAMFDEYVRGPIRDSASSDEEAAKQLVEAFRKMLPATVALVAHHFRRVLLATAQARIEKVGA
- a CDS encoding SPFH domain-containing protein produces the protein MGSLVGFGLLVLIVLFLLAKMIRVVPEYQRLVIFRLGRSIGTKGPGLIILIPIVDKAVSVDLRELYLEIPHQAAITEDNATISIDFIVFYKVVNAVMSVVEVQYFAGAAQNVAATTLRSVVGDMSLDDVLAKREHINEVLRSKLDEITERWGVKVTNVEIREIIPPPAVQEAMTRQMSAERTRRAVVTEADGAKQADITVAEGNQQAAILNAEGARQAAILTAEGQRQAEILRAEGFALALNTIYDVARTLDPNTMSLQYLEAIKELGASESTKFVLPIELVNLLGNVSTAAGQAFRGDSA
- a CDS encoding nodulation protein NfeD, with product MRLSVVAVIVGLILVVPLSALGAPDDTVVRLDLDGVVDPFTASYLESGIESAASSDASAVLLTIDTPGGSDNSMRKIIRAILDSDIPVICFVSPNGARAASAGTFILMSCPVAAMAPGTNVGAAHPVGVSGAIESEKVTNDAAAYLRSLAEDRGRDGDWAEMAVRESDSISAQQALEMNVIDLITPNVSTLLREVDGRTVKVAEGRDAEISTVDAEVDVRSAGTASRILQPLFSPNLAFLFFYAGLALVVVEILTPGVSIPGALGALCLVIALTAFGMLPVSLLGLGLLAASAVFFLLEFQYPGIGFPSIAGVITLVAGGFLLFDRSVPGAGVSVAVIAPVAIGMGLFFGFAVNAALKARKLPPGTSSQNIVGAVGHAVTDLSPEGVVQVAAESWSATSTVPLAKGHKVRVLAIEGLRLEVEPVTQVMEDAAPVPSVQAEESKREES
- a CDS encoding cyclase family protein; translated protein: MPSLPGSPGIIDVSLGIHPKMLTWPSDPGVSIEPASRIAAGKAANVSKLTCGTHTGTHIDPPLHFIQEGAPVDQIPLDALIGPAVVADLTSVPFDIGPEELESLNLAPGVERLLFHTRNSEFWREASPAFTEDYVAVTAAGASWLVDHGIRLVGIDYLSVEHRRTPGHPTHMTLLGAGVVIVEGMNLDGVAAGDYTLICLPLRIVDGDGGPARALLLS
- a CDS encoding STAS domain-containing protein: MLSESAVGTAPDLAEQDEGWGMLRVVGSEVDGRTLTVRLEGDLDIYSTREFSNHLLQAEARATDILIDLSRLKFIDCAGVHQLVEARQRAACRGGRLRLVKGPQRVHRVFALTGLESAFEFVTPEKS
- a CDS encoding exonuclease SbcC → MAGENPTTELTLAELREVARYSLDCAEPALAIFERSCTEDPRPRAALDEARKFAAGGKRTKALRVTALDAHRAAKAAQAMGREAAADAARAAGHAAASAYLHPLAKATQVLHILGSAAHAARAFELDAGDDPNAGRSYIERARTLAGPTVVRVLMRYPDAPGGGGRTGELLRDLDAALRRAAPDR
- a CDS encoding phosphatase PAP2 family protein yields the protein MDILLPHFIRRRLDPDSSYGLRLTVLLVAVCLFAVPFSMLLIEITSDDDVVEFDLAAAEQAFEMKQRVPWVTEVLDAISLLGHPVWFWVLIGSVAVYLWLHHRRRLVAFLLTSTLGGSIINTAVKIAVNRPRPTYADPAAMTFQEGKSFPSGHAMSSTIAYGALLLIFLPLIPRRYRKWAVGGYVFLEAIIGLSRLGLGVHYISDVAGGYLLGLAWLTASTAAFSIWRIERGRRPVEPMSGVEPEAKADLQAT
- a CDS encoding globin; its protein translation is MTTLYERAGGRPFFEALVDRFYDGVAEDPVLRPLYPPNLKPPREHLTKFLIQYWGGPTDYSDERGHPRLRMRHVNFAIGWAERDAWFRHMEAAVRSSDLSPEDQEQMMDYFNTSATFLINRPDQPIS
- a CDS encoding neutral zinc metallopeptidase; amino-acid sequence: MRFRQGARLDTSQVSDRRGMGTGGGIAVGGGGIIGLIFLIVQLLGNGGGLPAEGVGDLSNDLSAECQTGEDANQQDDCRIVGVVNSLQEFWSNNLDTYQPAKTVFFDGGVQTGCGFASSDVGPFYCPLDRQIYIDLGFYDDLRTKFGAQGGPFAEAYVIAHEYGHHVENLLGFLERGRDGQTGPQSGAVRVELMADCLAGLWAGDALETGFIEELTDADIRDGLDAAAAVGDDRIQQQVQGQVSPEKFTHGSAAQRQEWFSRGFEAGSVGACDTFSARTV